The proteins below come from a single Halomonas binhaiensis genomic window:
- the pnp gene encoding polyribonucleotide nucleotidyltransferase: MNPVKKTFQYGRSTVTLETGRIARQATGAVMVTMDDTVVLCTVVARKEPNPAQSFFPLSVHYQEKTYAVGKIPGGFFKREGRPTEKETLTSRLIDRPIRPLFPKGFMNEVQVICTVMSTDRNQDPDIAAMIGTSAALAISGVPFNGPIGAARVGFTEDRGYFLNPTVEELAASELDMVVAGTEKAVLMVESEAEELLEDEMLGAVLYGHQEMQTVIQAINELVAEAGKAKWDWQPAAENTALKDALGTGFEAKVGEAYRITDKMQRQDALAALKAQAVELLAGGEESQFEASDVEAGFAGLEKRVVRSRVIKGEPRIDGRDHKTVRPLAIEVGSLPKTHGSAVFTRGETQAIVIATLGTLRDAQLIESLEGERKERFLLHYNFPPYSVGEAGFMGGPKRREIGHGRLARRGVQAMLPKEDDFPYTIRVVSEITESNGSSSMASVCGSSLALMDAGVPIKAPVAGIAMGLVKDDDGFAVLTDILGDEDHLGDMDFKVAGSAEGVTALQMDIKIEGIDEQIMETALTQAHDARLHILEQMNAVIANSRAEVSENAPSMATIKIDPDKIRDVIGKGGATIRKICEDTGASIDLDDDGTVRIYAEDKKAAKKAIDTVLAITAEAEIGKLYHGKVVRIADFGAFVNIMPGTDGLVHISQIVPERVNDVRDYLNEGDEVVVKVLDIDNRNRVKLTLKEITEEEKAAFASEQAETEI; this comes from the coding sequence GTGAATCCGGTCAAAAAGACATTTCAGTACGGTCGCAGTACCGTCACTCTGGAAACCGGGCGCATCGCCCGCCAGGCTACCGGTGCCGTAATGGTTACCATGGACGACACCGTGGTGCTGTGCACCGTGGTGGCAAGGAAGGAGCCAAACCCCGCGCAGTCCTTCTTCCCGCTGTCCGTGCACTATCAGGAAAAGACCTATGCGGTCGGCAAGATTCCCGGCGGCTTCTTCAAGCGTGAAGGACGTCCTACCGAGAAGGAAACTCTGACTTCTCGACTGATCGATCGTCCGATCCGTCCGCTGTTCCCCAAGGGCTTCATGAATGAAGTACAGGTCATCTGTACGGTCATGTCTACCGACCGCAACCAGGATCCTGATATCGCTGCCATGATTGGTACGTCAGCAGCCCTGGCCATTTCCGGCGTGCCGTTCAATGGTCCTATCGGCGCTGCGCGAGTAGGCTTTACTGAAGACCGCGGTTATTTCCTCAACCCCACTGTCGAAGAGCTGGCCGCCTCCGAGCTGGACATGGTTGTCGCCGGCACCGAGAAAGCCGTGTTGATGGTGGAGTCCGAAGCCGAAGAGCTGCTCGAAGATGAAATGCTGGGTGCTGTGCTTTACGGCCACCAGGAAATGCAGACGGTAATTCAGGCAATCAACGAGCTGGTGGCAGAGGCAGGCAAGGCCAAGTGGGATTGGCAGCCGGCAGCTGAAAATACTGCGCTCAAGGATGCCCTGGGTACTGGATTTGAAGCCAAGGTCGGTGAAGCTTATCGCATCACTGACAAGATGCAGCGCCAGGACGCATTGGCTGCACTCAAGGCTCAGGCTGTCGAGCTGCTTGCTGGTGGCGAAGAGAGTCAGTTCGAAGCATCTGATGTGGAAGCAGGCTTTGCTGGTCTTGAAAAGCGTGTAGTGCGCTCCCGCGTGATCAAGGGCGAGCCGCGCATCGATGGTCGCGACCACAAGACCGTGCGTCCGCTGGCCATTGAAGTTGGAAGCTTGCCCAAGACCCATGGTTCCGCTGTCTTCACCCGTGGTGAGACCCAGGCCATCGTCATTGCCACCCTTGGCACTCTGCGCGATGCCCAGTTGATCGAATCGCTGGAAGGCGAGCGCAAGGAACGTTTCCTGTTGCATTACAACTTCCCTCCCTACTCCGTAGGTGAGGCGGGTTTCATGGGCGGTCCCAAGCGTCGCGAGATTGGCCATGGCCGTCTGGCTCGCCGCGGTGTTCAGGCCATGCTGCCGAAGGAAGATGACTTCCCCTACACCATCCGCGTAGTGTCCGAGATCACCGAGTCCAATGGTTCCAGCTCCATGGCCTCCGTGTGTGGTTCTTCCTTGGCGCTGATGGATGCTGGTGTGCCGATCAAGGCTCCGGTAGCCGGCATCGCCATGGGACTGGTCAAGGATGATGACGGCTTTGCCGTGCTTACGGACATTCTTGGCGACGAGGATCACCTCGGCGACATGGACTTCAAGGTGGCCGGTTCCGCTGAAGGCGTGACGGCGCTGCAGATGGACATCAAGATTGAAGGCATCGACGAGCAGATCATGGAGACCGCCTTGACCCAGGCCCATGACGCTCGTCTGCATATTCTCGAGCAGATGAATGCGGTGATTGCCAATAGCCGTGCTGAAGTTTCCGAGAATGCGCCGTCCATGGCCACGATCAAGATCGATCCGGACAAGATTCGTGACGTCATCGGCAAGGGCGGCGCCACCATTCGCAAGATCTGTGAAGATACTGGCGCTTCCATTGACCTGGATGATGACGGCACCGTGCGTATCTATGCCGAGGACAAGAAGGCGGCGAAGAAGGCCATCGACACCGTTCTGGCCATTACCGCTGAAGCCGAGATCGGTAAGCTGTATCACGGCAAGGTAGTGCGTATCGCTGACTTCGGTGCCTTCGTCAACATCATGCCGGGTACCGATGGTCTGGTGCACATCTCACAGATCGTTCCCGAGCGTGTCAACGACGTGCGTGACTACCTCAACGAGGGTGATGAGGTCGTGGTCAAGGTGCTCGACATCGACAACCGCAATCGCGTCAAGCTGACCCTCAAGGAAATCACCGAAGAAGAGAAGGCGGCGTTCGCATCCGAACAGGCAGAGACAGAAATCTAG
- a CDS encoding acetyl-CoA C-acetyltransferase — MQEVVIVAARRTAVGSFGGSLSGIPASDLGAAVIKDVLAQTGVAPEQVDEVLLGQVLTAGTGQNPARQAAIKAGLPDSVPAMTINKVCGSGLKALHLGAQAIMLGDADVIIAGGQENMSLSPHVLPNSRNGQRMGDWKAIDSMVHDGLWDAFNNFHMGITAENLAEKYAISREEMDAFASGSQAKAAAAIEEGRFKGQIVPIEVPQRKGDPLVFDTDENPRAVSADKLATMRPAFKKDGTVTAGNASSLNDGAAVVMLCSAEKAKQLGLEPLARIKAYANAGVDPAIMGIGPAPATRRCLEKAGWSIDDLDLIEANEAFAAQALSVNKELGWDADKINVNGGAIAIGHPIGASGCRILVTLVHEMIRRDAKKGLATLCIGGGQGVALAIERS, encoded by the coding sequence ATGCAAGAAGTCGTGATCGTTGCCGCCCGCCGTACTGCTGTCGGTAGTTTTGGAGGCTCGCTATCCGGCATTCCTGCCAGCGACCTCGGTGCTGCCGTGATCAAGGATGTGCTGGCCCAGACAGGAGTCGCTCCAGAGCAAGTCGATGAGGTCCTGCTGGGCCAGGTATTGACCGCAGGTACCGGTCAGAACCCGGCTCGCCAGGCTGCCATCAAGGCAGGTCTTCCAGACAGCGTACCTGCCATGACCATCAACAAGGTATGTGGCTCAGGCCTCAAGGCTCTGCACCTGGGGGCACAGGCCATCATGCTTGGTGATGCCGATGTCATCATCGCTGGCGGCCAGGAAAACATGTCACTGTCGCCCCATGTTCTGCCCAACTCCCGCAATGGCCAACGCATGGGTGATTGGAAAGCCATCGATTCCATGGTCCACGATGGCCTGTGGGATGCCTTCAACAATTTCCATATGGGTATCACTGCCGAAAACCTGGCAGAAAAATACGCTATCTCCCGCGAAGAAATGGATGCCTTCGCATCAGGCTCCCAGGCCAAGGCTGCGGCGGCCATCGAGGAAGGGCGCTTCAAGGGTCAGATCGTTCCGATCGAAGTCCCCCAGCGCAAAGGTGACCCACTGGTCTTCGATACCGATGAGAATCCTCGTGCCGTCAGTGCCGACAAGCTGGCCACCATGCGCCCGGCGTTCAAGAAGGATGGTACCGTCACTGCCGGTAACGCTTCTTCGCTCAATGATGGTGCTGCAGTGGTGATGCTCTGCTCCGCCGAAAAGGCCAAGCAACTTGGTCTTGAACCATTGGCCCGCATCAAGGCCTATGCCAATGCAGGCGTGGATCCGGCCATCATGGGCATCGGCCCGGCACCGGCGACTCGCCGCTGTCTGGAAAAAGCCGGCTGGAGCATTGATGACCTAGACCTGATCGAGGCCAACGAAGCCTTCGCCGCCCAGGCACTGTCCGTGAACAAGGAACTGGGCTGGGATGCCGACAAGATCAATGTCAATGGGGGCGCTATCGCCATCGGCCACCCGATCGGAGCCTCCGGATGCCGGATTCTGGTGACTCTGGTACACGAGATGATCCGTCGTGACGCGAAGAAAGGCTTGGCCACGCTGTGTATCGGTGGCGGCCAGGGTGTTGCACTGGCCATCGAACGTTCCTGA
- a CDS encoding amidase, with protein MHEATDHQTTDHQTTDHQAADAQASQHEALSWTAAQLLDAYRSRQVSPSEYADLLIAHVERHEGRINALYDYDPERFLAAAKVSTQRWARQAPCGPLDGIPVTLKELIATRGTPVPHGTLAGDHPPADEDAPAAARLNEDGALLLAKTTCPDYGMLSSGRSSFHGLTRNPWNPDFNPGGSSSGAGAAAAAGFGILHLGTDIGGSIRLPAAWCGVVGFKPSLGRVPVDPYYVGRCAGPMTRSVADAALMMATVARTDRRDAMRLPPQQIDWSALDIDVRGMRIGVMMEAGCGLPVDEQVQRCVEDGVAHFRKAGAHIVPVGPVLSRDMLDGLNDFWRARQWSELLTLTEQQREQVLPEILAWADEGRGLDPVKVVRGFEQTLAMRRATEAAFDQLDAVISPVSPNVEFPAEWPSPSNDPSRPFEHIVFTVPWNMGEQPAIAIHAGFSHAGMPIGLQIITPKFEDMRALQLASAFEKWQGTLSNWPCQA; from the coding sequence ATGCATGAAGCGACAGATCACCAGACCACAGACCACCAGACCACAGATCATCAAGCGGCAGACGCTCAAGCATCGCAGCACGAAGCCTTGAGCTGGACGGCTGCACAATTGTTGGATGCCTATCGTTCGCGACAAGTCTCTCCATCGGAGTATGCCGATCTCCTGATCGCTCATGTCGAGCGCCATGAGGGGCGAATTAATGCTCTTTATGACTACGATCCAGAACGTTTTCTTGCTGCGGCCAAAGTATCGACCCAACGTTGGGCTAGGCAGGCACCCTGCGGCCCGCTCGATGGCATTCCGGTAACGCTCAAGGAGTTGATTGCCACCCGTGGCACACCAGTGCCACATGGTACGCTTGCCGGAGACCATCCTCCTGCCGATGAAGATGCGCCTGCGGCAGCGCGTCTCAATGAAGATGGCGCGCTATTGTTGGCCAAGACCACCTGTCCGGATTACGGCATGCTGTCATCCGGCCGCTCATCCTTCCATGGCCTGACGCGAAACCCCTGGAACCCTGATTTCAACCCGGGAGGGTCGAGCTCTGGTGCCGGAGCTGCGGCAGCAGCAGGATTCGGTATCCTGCATCTGGGTACCGACATCGGCGGATCGATCCGCCTGCCAGCGGCCTGGTGTGGTGTGGTCGGATTCAAGCCAAGCCTGGGGCGAGTGCCTGTCGATCCTTACTATGTCGGCCGCTGTGCTGGACCAATGACCCGGTCAGTGGCGGATGCGGCGCTGATGATGGCCACGGTTGCGCGTACCGATCGGCGTGATGCCATGCGCCTTCCACCCCAGCAGATCGATTGGTCAGCCCTGGACATCGATGTCCGTGGCATGCGGATTGGTGTCATGATGGAGGCTGGCTGTGGTCTGCCGGTGGACGAGCAGGTTCAGCGTTGTGTCGAGGATGGCGTCGCTCATTTCCGTAAAGCGGGGGCACATATCGTGCCGGTGGGGCCTGTGCTGTCACGTGACATGCTCGATGGCCTGAATGATTTCTGGCGGGCGCGGCAATGGAGTGAATTGCTGACGCTTACCGAGCAGCAGCGTGAGCAGGTGCTACCGGAAATTCTCGCCTGGGCGGACGAGGGCCGTGGGCTGGATCCCGTCAAGGTGGTTCGAGGTTTCGAACAGACCCTGGCCATGCGGCGTGCCACCGAGGCAGCGTTTGACCAACTGGATGCGGTGATCTCACCTGTCTCGCCGAATGTCGAGTTTCCTGCCGAATGGCCGTCTCCTTCCAATGATCCCTCTCGTCCTTTCGAACATATTGTGTTCACGGTGCCGTGGAACATGGGTGAACAGCCTGCGATTGCCATCCATGCTGGATTCAGTCATGCAGGCATGCCGATCGGCCTGCAGATCATCACGCCAAAGTTCGAAGACATGCGTGCTCTGCAGTTGGCCAGTGCCTTCGAAAAGTGGCAGGGTACGCTATCAAATTGGCCATGCCAGGCATGA
- a CDS encoding HAD-IA family hydrolase, with product MPEPIAPLCLLFDSDGTLVDSEILLAEVMAETLPPFGLPFSATQYMEEFRGIRFLDIVQTLEKRFTLLEEAQRGRLEQNMRERMAERMIAELEPIAGMPQALDQLRTFPKAVASNGPLAKIRCAMQASGLAEHFGEYLFSAYELKVWKPDPGLYLAAAEAMGYSPERCVVIDDAAVGVQAGLDAGMQVVHLNHFPDTESTPSGAISITHASQLVGVINDIATSVVPCQLSPQ from the coding sequence ATGCCCGAGCCCATCGCACCGCTGTGTCTGCTGTTCGATTCAGACGGCACCCTGGTTGATAGCGAGATTCTGCTGGCCGAAGTCATGGCCGAGACACTTCCACCTTTCGGCCTGCCTTTTTCAGCGACTCAGTATATGGAAGAGTTTCGAGGGATACGTTTCCTCGACATCGTGCAGACACTGGAGAAACGCTTCACCCTCCTGGAGGAGGCACAGCGTGGGCGGCTCGAGCAGAATATGCGAGAACGCATGGCCGAGCGCATGATCGCGGAACTGGAGCCGATTGCCGGGATGCCGCAGGCCCTCGATCAATTGCGCACATTCCCCAAGGCAGTGGCATCCAATGGTCCCCTGGCCAAGATTCGTTGTGCCATGCAGGCCAGCGGCCTGGCCGAGCACTTTGGCGAATACCTTTTCAGTGCCTATGAGCTCAAGGTATGGAAGCCTGATCCAGGACTGTACCTGGCCGCTGCCGAAGCGATGGGATACTCACCTGAGCGTTGTGTTGTCATCGATGACGCTGCCGTAGGTGTCCAGGCAGGACTGGATGCGGGTATGCAGGTCGTGCACCTCAACCACTTCCCGGATACCGAAAGCACGCCCTCGGGGGCGATCAGTATCACACACGCTAGCCAGCTGGTTGGCGTTATCAATGACATAGCGACATCCGTTGTGCCCTGCCAGCTATCGCCCCAGTAA
- a CDS encoding MFS transporter, whose protein sequence is MTQATSTAAPKSHTGRRDWLAVVAVMIGIFLLVTAEQLPIGLLSQVAESLGVSEGSAGLMITVPGVVAAFAAPLLPMAVGRMDRRLLLTSLMLLMTLASVLGAIVDSFALLLATRVLIGICIGGFWAIAGGLASRLVALAQVPRAMSLIFSGVAGATVLGVPAGTWLGDVTHWRVAFAAMGGLSLLVTLGLWWLLPPLPAHQPVRLASLTGQFASRGMRVGAIVTALVVIGHFAAYTFISPILQTIAGIPLAQVSALLLLYGAAGMVGNFIAANAAARRTHTTVLLIPSLLAMVALAFPWLAPQAPMGTVLLMMWGLVFGGISVSLQTWVLKAALNPEAATALMAFVFNLSIGIGAMAGGQVVDAFGLTTVLCSSGVMFVLAALLVMRTPPSVLGAR, encoded by the coding sequence ATGACGCAAGCAACATCTACAGCAGCACCCAAAAGCCACACTGGTCGTCGCGACTGGTTGGCAGTGGTTGCGGTGATGATCGGTATCTTTCTGTTGGTCACTGCCGAGCAGTTACCCATTGGCTTGTTGTCTCAGGTTGCTGAGTCACTGGGCGTGAGTGAAGGAAGCGCGGGCTTGATGATCACCGTTCCAGGTGTGGTGGCAGCCTTTGCTGCGCCGCTATTGCCCATGGCAGTAGGTCGCATGGACCGTCGTCTGTTGTTGACTTCGCTGATGCTGCTGATGACGTTGGCCAGTGTACTGGGAGCGATCGTTGACAGCTTTGCACTACTGCTGGCCACTCGAGTATTGATTGGCATCTGTATCGGAGGATTCTGGGCCATCGCCGGGGGGCTGGCCTCACGGCTGGTGGCTCTGGCTCAGGTGCCGCGTGCCATGTCGCTGATCTTCAGTGGTGTAGCCGGGGCCACTGTATTGGGGGTGCCTGCCGGTACCTGGCTGGGTGACGTGACGCACTGGCGTGTGGCATTCGCTGCCATGGGCGGACTCAGTCTCCTGGTGACACTGGGACTTTGGTGGCTGCTTCCTCCTCTGCCAGCCCATCAACCAGTGCGCTTGGCCAGCTTGACAGGGCAATTTGCCAGCCGTGGCATGCGTGTTGGTGCCATCGTTACTGCATTGGTCGTGATTGGTCACTTTGCAGCCTACACCTTTATCAGCCCGATTCTGCAAACCATCGCCGGTATCCCGCTGGCGCAGGTCAGTGCCTTGCTGCTGTTGTATGGCGCTGCTGGCATGGTCGGAAACTTCATCGCCGCTAATGCCGCTGCACGCCGCACTCATACGACGGTGTTGCTGATTCCCAGCCTGCTGGCGATGGTGGCCCTGGCGTTTCCCTGGCTGGCGCCTCAGGCACCCATGGGAACCGTGTTGTTGATGATGTGGGGGCTGGTGTTTGGTGGTATCTCAGTCAGCTTGCAGACCTGGGTGTTGAAGGCGGCGCTTAATCCAGAAGCGGCTACCGCCCTGATGGCCTTTGTCTTCAATCTGTCCATCGGTATCGGCGCCATGGCAGGTGGGCAGGTCGTGGATGCCTTCGGTCTGACCACGGTGCTGTGCTCGTCAGGTGTGATGTTCGTACTGGCTGCACTGCTGGTAATGCGTACTCCTCCTTCAGTATTGGGGGCGCGTTGA
- a CDS encoding LysR family transcriptional regulator, producing MQWRALKYFDTVARCHSLRQAASRLHVAPTAVSRQIDQLEHQLGAELLERTHEGVRLTPAGELLADQASRTLRDMERLAARIADLQGCCTGRVSVEVSEGVVAQLLTPALAGLQSEYPQLTFDVSIASAGGVIETLRSGKADIGLAYFLPPRDDVVRVASAELEHYAVMAPGHPLAWTSALGLSDIEGYPLAVPDDSFGVRQALNRAARDRKLNMQIAYTTSSLETQKALARQGAAILLLPLITVAQECEAGQLVAVALHPGELEQTRVDLCVYRHHSPSLAVRTCLARLEEALVELDGNAADMAHN from the coding sequence ATGCAGTGGCGGGCATTGAAGTATTTCGATACTGTGGCGCGCTGCCATTCATTGCGACAAGCGGCTTCCAGGCTGCATGTGGCACCGACCGCTGTTTCACGTCAGATCGATCAGCTTGAGCACCAGCTTGGCGCGGAGCTGCTTGAACGCACCCATGAAGGGGTGCGTCTGACACCTGCAGGGGAGTTGTTGGCCGATCAGGCGAGCCGCACTCTGCGTGATATGGAGAGGCTGGCGGCACGCATTGCCGACTTGCAGGGATGCTGCACTGGGCGAGTCTCTGTAGAGGTATCCGAGGGTGTGGTAGCGCAGTTGCTGACCCCTGCGCTTGCTGGTTTGCAGAGCGAGTATCCACAACTGACATTTGATGTCAGCATTGCCAGCGCAGGTGGTGTGATCGAGACCTTACGCTCCGGGAAGGCGGATATCGGCCTGGCCTATTTCCTGCCGCCTCGTGACGATGTGGTCAGGGTGGCCAGCGCAGAGCTGGAGCACTATGCAGTCATGGCGCCGGGCCATCCTCTGGCCTGGACATCTGCGTTGGGGCTTTCCGATATCGAAGGCTACCCGCTGGCTGTGCCGGATGATTCCTTTGGTGTACGGCAAGCACTCAATCGTGCTGCTCGTGACCGCAAGCTGAATATGCAGATTGCCTATACGACCTCGTCGCTGGAGACCCAGAAAGCCCTTGCCAGACAAGGAGCGGCTATCTTGTTGTTGCCTTTGATTACGGTGGCTCAGGAGTGTGAGGCAGGCCAGCTCGTCGCCGTGGCGCTGCACCCAGGAGAGCTGGAGCAGACCCGTGTCGACTTGTGTGTCTACCGTCATCATTCCCCCAGCCTTGCCGTTCGTACCTGTCTAGCCCGATTGGAGGAGGCGTTGGTGGAACTGGATGGAAATGCCGCTGATATGGCACATAACTAG
- a CDS encoding porin: MLKLFTPGLFAMRSVAVFGLLALLAVCSSALASGTTSAELAELVKRQSEMLERQAQQLEDLQARLVQLEARAGVDSNAFAQRHAVPVMTDAEVTSVPVTTQASTTTEKDRTDIEELQGQVALLEAAQADQSYIDWSDGGPEFISADGNRRLKIGGRLQFDASTTNGSRFDDSSDERNISGTEARRLRLDISGQLSERIGYKIGYDLAGNDASVRDAYLSSLFNWGDEDVVLYVGNKYDDRSLDGATSSNNTWFMERNFVSSAITPDRGAYGLGVKGKIYGDSRDWHASFAVTNGRLGADTDHSDTATYMTRAHWNPWHDGTDMIHLGGWGFYEDFDPSDDSVFKNVDAADHFNENVTIRSRKLSDPDSSSAYGLELATSLGSFAAAAEYGQRTVDQRDSAGGESMNYDAWSVQTSYFLTGESHGYSRKSGVWRLPEVNDPVSAGGLGAFQVAARYQELDFYDAPDYPGGDGSSTTLGLNWYPNDWSRVMFDYTLWDTHNRSGDFKGLDDGNTLSARLQVVF, translated from the coding sequence ATGCTCAAACTCTTTACACCAGGCCTCTTTGCCATGCGGTCTGTTGCCGTCTTCGGGCTGCTGGCATTGCTTGCTGTCTGCAGCAGTGCACTAGCCAGCGGCACAACATCGGCCGAACTTGCAGAATTGGTCAAGCGCCAGTCCGAGATGCTGGAGCGTCAGGCGCAGCAGCTTGAGGACCTGCAGGCACGCCTGGTGCAGCTCGAAGCTCGGGCAGGCGTTGATAGTAATGCGTTTGCTCAGCGTCATGCGGTACCAGTAATGACAGATGCTGAAGTGACGAGTGTGCCGGTGACGACTCAAGCCTCTACAACAACAGAGAAGGATCGCACGGACATTGAAGAGCTGCAGGGTCAAGTGGCCTTGCTGGAGGCGGCTCAGGCAGACCAGTCGTATATCGACTGGTCAGATGGCGGGCCTGAATTCATCAGTGCCGATGGCAATCGTCGCTTGAAGATTGGTGGACGGCTGCAGTTTGACGCATCGACCACCAACGGCTCGCGTTTTGACGACAGCAGCGACGAGCGCAACATCAGTGGTACGGAAGCGCGGCGCCTGAGACTGGATATCTCCGGTCAACTGTCGGAGAGAATTGGCTACAAGATTGGCTATGACCTGGCGGGCAACGACGCCAGTGTGCGTGATGCCTACCTCTCGAGCCTGTTCAACTGGGGCGATGAGGATGTGGTGCTTTACGTGGGCAACAAATACGATGATCGCTCGCTGGATGGGGCGACCTCGTCCAACAATACCTGGTTCATGGAGCGTAACTTCGTCAGCAGTGCCATCACGCCGGACCGTGGTGCATACGGCCTGGGGGTGAAGGGCAAGATATACGGCGACAGCCGAGACTGGCACGCCTCGTTTGCGGTGACCAACGGCAGGCTAGGTGCTGACACCGACCATTCCGATACCGCCACGTACATGACACGCGCCCACTGGAACCCCTGGCACGATGGGACGGACATGATTCATCTGGGAGGCTGGGGCTTCTACGAGGATTTCGATCCCAGTGATGATTCGGTGTTCAAGAACGTTGATGCCGCGGATCATTTCAATGAGAACGTCACTATCCGCAGCCGCAAGCTCAGTGACCCGGATTCGAGCAGTGCCTACGGGCTGGAATTGGCGACATCGCTCGGCTCGTTTGCCGCCGCTGCGGAATATGGGCAGCGCACTGTGGATCAGCGTGACTCCGCTGGCGGTGAAAGCATGAACTACGACGCCTGGAGTGTTCAGACCAGCTACTTCCTGACAGGGGAGTCTCATGGTTATTCCAGGAAGTCCGGTGTCTGGCGCCTGCCCGAGGTCAACGACCCAGTGTCGGCAGGAGGACTGGGTGCCTTTCAGGTTGCTGCTCGCTACCAGGAACTGGACTTCTATGATGCTCCGGATTACCCAGGTGGGGACGGCAGCTCGACGACACTCGGCTTGAATTGGTATCCGAATGACTGGTCTCGGGTCATGTTCGACTACACGCTCTGGGATACCCACAATCGCAGTGGTGATTTCAAAGGGCTGGATGATGGCAACACGCTGTCGGCCCGATTGCAGGTGGTGTTCTGA
- a CDS encoding sodium:solute symporter family protein, protein MTSSVPLWITIGYIAIAMAIGLAARGGRRMNSLEEWGVAGRSMGPVTLYLLIAAGSVSAYTFMGAPGWAYAKGVPVLYVVIYLGYLALVAWYFGPKVWAFGARFGHVTQASAITDRYQSPALGALAALVMSIGSIAYAVLQTIGSAYILLVMSGGAIPVWAGVLLVLSAIAIYLYVSGQRAIGKTNVFQGVLMIVVAWIIGLWSAHTATGEWSFSAVFTQVLERNPDFLVLPGGGGDMSFAFWTTSIIVSMLSFMPPVWTQWMSGTSARTIRLSATLLPTYYLVILPMIVVGFIGIYSLPELARADTVVLEYAMAHLPAVLVGLLGAGTLAASMSSSEPFIHSVALSWSKDVLQPWFKISDARAGHLARWMIFPLMALIIAPLAIAEPGNLVMILLIGLGFASQVLPAFIGMFFWPRATAWGVMAGILSGFVVTVLLITIWPHPLGIHGGFWGLMVNLPVFLVVSHLTRPAPAEVVERFFRIAAPWYQLSEVNAEKVAVRAES, encoded by the coding sequence ATGACTAGCTCCGTGCCGTTATGGATCACCATTGGCTACATTGCCATCGCCATGGCGATCGGACTTGCCGCTCGCGGTGGGCGCCGCATGAACTCGCTGGAGGAGTGGGGAGTGGCTGGGCGCAGCATGGGACCCGTGACACTCTATCTGTTGATTGCTGCGGGCAGTGTCAGTGCCTATACCTTCATGGGCGCGCCAGGCTGGGCTTATGCCAAGGGCGTTCCTGTGCTCTATGTCGTGATCTACCTGGGCTATCTGGCACTGGTGGCATGGTATTTCGGGCCCAAGGTCTGGGCCTTTGGCGCACGCTTTGGTCATGTCACCCAGGCCAGTGCCATTACTGATCGCTACCAGAGCCCGGCCCTCGGTGCACTTGCTGCGCTGGTGATGTCCATCGGCTCGATTGCCTATGCCGTGCTGCAGACCATCGGCTCTGCCTACATCCTGCTGGTGATGAGCGGAGGTGCAATTCCGGTATGGGCTGGTGTGTTGCTGGTGTTGAGTGCCATCGCGATCTATCTGTATGTCAGTGGCCAGCGTGCCATCGGCAAGACCAATGTCTTCCAAGGGGTGTTGATGATCGTTGTCGCCTGGATCATTGGTCTGTGGTCGGCGCATACCGCCACGGGAGAATGGAGCTTCTCGGCGGTATTCACTCAAGTGCTCGAGCGCAACCCGGATTTCCTTGTCCTTCCGGGCGGTGGTGGGGACATGAGTTTTGCCTTCTGGACAACTTCTATCATCGTTTCGATGCTGTCGTTCATGCCACCGGTATGGACCCAATGGATGAGTGGTACATCGGCCCGCACCATTCGCCTCAGTGCGACGTTGCTTCCCACCTACTATCTGGTGATTCTGCCCATGATCGTGGTGGGGTTCATCGGCATCTACTCATTGCCTGAGCTGGCGCGTGCCGACACCGTGGTGCTGGAGTATGCCATGGCCCATCTCCCTGCCGTGCTGGTGGGGCTGCTGGGGGCAGGAACCCTGGCGGCATCCATGTCGTCATCCGAGCCCTTCATTCATTCCGTCGCGCTGTCGTGGAGCAAGGATGTGCTGCAACCCTGGTTCAAGATATCCGACGCGCGCGCCGGGCATCTTGCTCGCTGGATGATCTTTCCATTGATGGCACTGATCATCGCGCCATTGGCGATTGCCGAGCCTGGCAACCTGGTCATGATCCTGCTGATCGGGTTGGGGTTTGCTTCCCAGGTGTTGCCTGCCTTCATCGGCATGTTCTTCTGGCCGCGAGCCACGGCATGGGGAGTGATGGCCGGCATTCTCAGTGGTTTTGTGGTGACGGTGCTCCTGATCACCATCTGGCCACACCCGCTCGGGATTCATGGCGGGTTCTGGGGGCTGATGGTCAATCTACCGGTGTTCCTGGTGGTATCGCACCTGACCCGTCCTGCACCGGCGGAGGTTGTGGAGCGCTTCTTCCGTATTGCCGCCCCCTGGTATCAGCTTTCTGAAGTCAATGCGGAAAAGGTGGCTGTCCGCGCAGAATCGTGA